A region of the Stieleria neptunia genome:
GATGTCGATCACCTGCAGGCGTTCTTGCAGCTGCGTGACGATGTGTTCGTTTTCGTTCAGCTTGGTCGAAAGCTGCTCGATGGTTTCCCGGCCCGCGGCGAGTTCCGCATGCAGCGTTTTCGTTTCGTTTTCGAGCGGTAGAATCAGTTCGCACCGTTGGGACAGGTCGGCGATGGTGGTCGTCTTTTCGCTCAGTTTATCTTCCAGTTCGCTTCGAATGCCGCGTTCGTCTTCGACTTCGCTGGCGATGAATTCCAGTTCCGCGTCCTGCTCTTCGATGCGTTCTTGCAGTTCGGCGATCTGTTCAAGCTGTTCGGCTTGCGCGGCGAGTTTGTCTTCCAGTTTCAGTTTGATCTGTTTCAGCTCGTGCAACTCGGCGATCAATTCGCGGACTTCTTCTTGGGCATCGGCGCCTTCTTGCCGTGCCACTTTCAATTGATCGATTTCGCCGCGGAGGGATTCCACCAAGCGGTCTCGGTCTTGCAGTTCCGCCGTCCGGTCTTCCAGTTGGCATTCGACTTTGGTCAGCGCCGCGGTGGCGGTGGAGAGTTCGGTTTGCAGGGTTTCCAGTCCTTCGCACGCCGCCTCGGCCTCGGCGGCTCGGGATTCCAGTTCGGCGATCTGGTGTTGTTTTTCTTCGATCATGTCGGCCAGTCGCTCGTTCTGATCGGCGGTCCGTTCGGCCTGGTCCAGGGCGCTGGCGAGCTGCTGTTGCATCGTCTCGATGCTGGTCACGACGGACGCGTATTTCTGCGACGATTCGTCACGTTGCTGTTGCAATTCGTCGCGCTCGCGCTGCAGGGATTCAAACGCTTGATCGTGCTGCTGCGTGGACGATACGTGTTCGTCCAGCTGGGCCTGCACCGCGTCCAGTTTGTCTTGGGTCGCTTGGCGATACATTTCGCTTTCGGCCAGCTCGTTTTTCAGTCGAGCGATCAGGGCCTCGCGATCGGCGACGTCTGATTCGCTAGTCTCGCCCAGCCGTTCGACTTGTTCTTTCAAGTGCCGGATTTCGGCAAGCTGTGCTTCATTGGTTTTGGACAGCGATTCGATCAATGCGGTCTGTCGCCCCAGTTCATCACCGGCTTCCAGGGCCGCGGTTTCGTTGGCCGTGATTCGCAGCTCCGCGGCATGCTTGTCCGCCAGCGTCTGCTCGTGCTCCGCTTTCAATGCGTCATATTCGTCTCGCAACGCTTGCAACCGTTCTTCGGCGCGCTGCAAATCCTCGTTTTCGAGGGCCGCATTTTCGCGGGTCTGTTCGATCGATGCTTCCAGGGCTGCGTTTTCCTGGCGCAACGACGCGGCTTCCTCGCGCACCCGCTCCAGATCCCCGCGTTGCTCGTCCAAGGACCGCTGCAGCGAGAGTACCTCGCCGTGTTGGCTGGATGATTCGCCACCCGCCGCGGCAAGCTCGTCCTCCAGTTCGCGAATCCTGGCGTCCAAGCCGCTGGTGTCTCGGTACCAAAACAGATGCCCGAGAAACAGCCCTGCGGCGATGAAGATGAAAATCGAAACAACCGGTAAACCGAAGATCACGCCCATCAGTCGAATCCGTCCTGCGTCAATGGCTCACCGTTGCGACCGGGCTGTCTCAGTCTCGACAAACTCGGAAAAATACGGTGTTTTGCGAAGTTTGGCTCTCCAGTCCCTGGGAAGCCGGTGCCCGATTTTGGCACCACCCTAGCGGCTATAGCAAACGGTCCGCTGAGGAGTCGACCCGAGTTTGGCAAGATTCGGCAAGGCGGTCCACCTGGTCGGATGATACCGATTGCCGACACCCAAGCGGCGGAAATTGAAACTTGACCTGCGGCGAGTCGATGAGAAAAGCACCTTCCCTGACACGATTTTCCCAGCACGGATGCTTACTCATGACGGTGAAACCCCTTCATCTTCTCACGGCCGTTGCCTCGCTGTTTCTGACCACATCGATTTCAACGGCCGACCATCCCGGACGAAAATCGCTGGCCGACAAACATGGTCCGGCAGGAATCGCGGGCGATCATGTGCACGAAAAGGGCGAATGGATGGTCGAGTACAAGTACATGAACATGTACATGGAAGACAATCGGATCGGCGACCGGACCGTCAGCGATTCCGAGGCGATCGCGTTCGGTGCGACGAGCTCGCCGATGACCAACCGGATGGCGGCCCCGACGCAAATGACGATGGAGATGCACATGACCCACGTGATGTACGGTGCCACCGACAATGTGACGCTGTACACGATGCTGATGTTGCCCAGCTTGACCATGGACCACATCCGCGGTCCGATGAACCCGGCCGGCGCGGGAACCGAATTCACCACCCACAACAGCGGTTTCGGTGACACGGCCTTGGGCGCCTTGCTGCGTCTGTACAGCACCCAGCGCTGCGATTGGATTTTGAATCTGGGCGGGACCGTGCCCACCGGAGACATTTTTCGCACCTCGTCGACACCGACCGCTGGCATGATGTCACAAGCCCTGCCCTACCCGATGCGGCTGGGCAGCGGGACGTTCAACGCACGTCCCGGCATGACCGTGCGGTACTTCGCCGACGATTGGAGCTGGGGTGGGCAGGTGCAGTCCGATCTGCCGATGGGCAAGAACTATCGCGATTACCGTCTCGGTGCCGAAGTCCGCCTCAACACCTGGACCCAGTATCTGGTCTGCGACGCGTTCGCCCTGTCGCTGCGCGGGGAGCACGTCTGGCGTGACAACATTGATGGCGCCGATCCGCAGACACCCGACGCGGGGATCAGCACCAACGTCGAAAGTTTTCGCGGCGGATACTGGTACAACCTGGGCATCGGCGGCCAGTTGAATTGGAAAGGCAACTATCTGAACATGGAAATTGTGCCCACGTTGGCGCAAGATCTGGACGGAATCCAGTTGGAGACGGACTATTCGATCATTGCCAGTTGGTCGCGTGCGTTTTAGAGTGACGGGGAATCACCACCCGAGAAAGCACGAGTGCTTCGTCAACATTTAGATTTAGAGTACCGCGGAAAAGGGGTCAGGTACCAAAAATGCGAAGCACCCTACGGGCCATTTGGTTTTTGGTACCTGACCCCTTTTCCGCCCGACAATCGCAACCTCAAAATTGAATGTAGCCGAAGCACTCGCCATGTCACGCCCCTTCCCCCCACCCGCGTTTCGGATCGGCGATCTGGTCGTCGATCCGCCGATCCTGCAAGCCCCGATGGCGGGCTTTACCAACGCCGCATTCCGTCAGATGGTCCGTGAATATGGCGGCGCCGGATTGATCGCGACCGAAATGGTCAACGCCCGGGGCTTTGTCTGGATGGACGAAAACGAAGCCGAACATCCCGAGCGTCTGTGGGGTGTGGCTGAGGAACCCCGCCCCCTGGCCGTGCAGATCTGGGACAACGACCCGGAAACGATGGCCAAGGTCGGGCGGCGGCTGGTCGAGGAATACCAAGTCAGTGTCGTGGACATTAATTTCGGTTGCCCCGTCCGCCAGGTCACCGAGAAAGCACACAGCGGCAGCTATCTGTTGCGGACGCCGAACCGGATGTTCGAGATCATTTCCCAACTGGTCACCGCGTGCGCGCCGACGCCCGTGACCGCAAAAATCAGACTCGGCTGCAGCCCCGATTCGGTCAATTGCAACGAAGTCGCACGGGTGGTCGAAGAGGCCGGCGCGGCGGCGCTGACCGTTCACGGTCGCACCGCCAAGGACATGTTTCGCGGACACGCCGACTGGGACCGGATCAGCGAAATCAAGGCCCACCTGAAACACATTCCGTTGATCGGAAACGGCGACCTGGATACGCCCGAAAAAGTCGTTCACGCTTTCAAGCACTACGACGTCGACGGCGTCATGATCGCGCGGGCCTGCCTCGGTCGCCCCTGGCTGTTCTCACAAGCCGCCGCCGCACTCCGCGGCCAGCCGATTCCGCCGGAACCCAGTCTGCCAG
Encoded here:
- the dusB gene encoding tRNA dihydrouridine synthase DusB, translated to MSRPFPPPAFRIGDLVVDPPILQAPMAGFTNAAFRQMVREYGGAGLIATEMVNARGFVWMDENEAEHPERLWGVAEEPRPLAVQIWDNDPETMAKVGRRLVEEYQVSVVDINFGCPVRQVTEKAHSGSYLLRTPNRMFEIISQLVTACAPTPVTAKIRLGCSPDSVNCNEVARVVEEAGAAALTVHGRTAKDMFRGHADWDRISEIKAHLKHIPLIGNGDLDTPEKVVHAFKHYDVDGVMIARACLGRPWLFSQAAAALRGQPIPPEPSLPEQRQCMMHHYDLVKERFGEEKGTILMRKYACCYAQGKYGARHFRTHVANVSSADEFYQVVEEYFPMKTKEEIRAEREAEQAAGLS
- a CDS encoding transporter, which gives rise to MTVKPLHLLTAVASLFLTTSISTADHPGRKSLADKHGPAGIAGDHVHEKGEWMVEYKYMNMYMEDNRIGDRTVSDSEAIAFGATSSPMTNRMAAPTQMTMEMHMTHVMYGATDNVTLYTMLMLPSLTMDHIRGPMNPAGAGTEFTTHNSGFGDTALGALLRLYSTQRCDWILNLGGTVPTGDIFRTSSTPTAGMMSQALPYPMRLGSGTFNARPGMTVRYFADDWSWGGQVQSDLPMGKNYRDYRLGAEVRLNTWTQYLVCDAFALSLRGEHVWRDNIDGADPQTPDAGISTNVESFRGGYWYNLGIGGQLNWKGNYLNMEIVPTLAQDLDGIQLETDYSIIASWSRAF